One stretch of Daphnia pulicaria isolate SC F1-1A chromosome 6, SC_F0-13Bv2, whole genome shotgun sequence DNA includes these proteins:
- the LOC124343374 gene encoding uncharacterized protein LOC124343374, with the protein MDHDKATEQVRNQNAFDMGSNCGDTNSEAESISEEERVRRLFAVCDADGDGYIDSQDLISALQELGLEGAINVSDLMQQMGADTQGKVSYEQFLQCRLSHRTEIEALRVHSGDANLPPPGGWINANDLSGLYSADIHLPTSSEHSLGATSLRHESWEFDSGARDLSPEPNALYKLIEAAGVSLTANPSQILEIANKLHLAALGSLRGEISELHARLQRAAQDRDTLEQALAKTQLERLRLVQESEERLERQSTQYEERLTELHSVIAELTRKLNRQQYNVIKEEGEEEETEDDEDEEEAEEDDDVDNDREEESKMKRSDPEVKGFVERPTDVKPEATNRNKRAEEVGYSLLRDGQDVTEEEPEAAASSSCSSDLSFGASSSDEDGAGPAGEANQAGEDDLDAKAVQAGENLDQFLSSAAKEASAPIADPLTAFSSENKELKVEILRLGQDLNQAHGIVDALRMERDELRRQLEMSQQPRPLPLSAAASMGALSSLQGSPIHQRLVSSRVSSPVVVEEGPVCKVAERVRIRRLDGREKLLTGSQIASFGIRDARVAEQLVCSVHQDSVQGEAHHASGAESVRVNELELEVERLASRSEHLRAQNDVLSMTLAESRALGERLAVLLGKYESNCMALRMALERADRVSEAFEVLAALVESEMSLLLANCQVAGLGLTGRSGTAWETESGGNSKDLSVLWKRATERRRSAENLARSLLSKYDRERDNWEDTGRHTNTTSSTSSGAESGSGSGSNPACTLEPTERKVRDIIGRLKGDRSSLENTVQQVSLPLESVLVDPLPKEVLPLAEARKIDLEMAVIMQELMAMREERSRLRTQVYILEKERATHEAQQQATAAQLRSLNTGGSNTDASGEKPLSSIEGADGDELTVREKRLQLKIQELTGALERVTSSAEIRSQQSAELVSDVKKANATLVQLLERTKKKYQSRLKRLEQQMVNMSERHAMQVRVLKQRVMVLEDESSVRPLPLSSAPKLDLHILGQRMSKVVARPLITVYNEKAEASGTSIQLPAIFRAPIRPDIVSFVQQQMSMNRRHPYCVSEKAGHQTSAESWGTGRAVARIPRVRGGGTHRSGQGAYGNMCRGGRMFAPTKIWRRWHRKINVNQKRFALCSAVAASGIPSLVMSKGHLINDVPEMPLVVSDKVQEYKKTKQAVVLLRRLRAWTDVQKVYKTRRFRAGKGKMRNRRRTSKLGPLVIYGRDQGLTKAFRNIPGVSMISVNKLNLMKLAPGGHVGRFCIWTESAFQRLNALYGTWRQKSKLKSNYNLPQPIMTGTDLSRLLKSDEIQKVIRRPRKMIRRASVKRNPLTNMRALMKLNPYSAVIKKSAAAVAEARKKSKTALLEKKRESVVPVPNLPVEKPKEEAPVQAPVQDVKPTQPLPVETPKPTPPETKKSKKSKTAEKDLQVEPMDVTPASVVEVKTAQAPAKEPSPPIVTIPEPVVKVVTPVATPVKGKSPPVVPAPTPIAVPEVKPLEKVLAAPVEATPLEEASVPESAADKGSKAKKAKGKKNKKE; encoded by the exons ATGGATCACGATAAAGCGACAGAACAAGTTCGGAATCAGAACGCTTTTGACATGGGCTCCAACTGTGGAGACACCAATAGTGAAGCTGAATCAATAAGTGAGGAAGAGAGAGTGAGAAGGTTATTTGCAGTGTGTGATGCTGATGGCGATGGCTATATAGACAG TCAAGATTTAATTAGTGCCCTGCAAGAATTGGGTTTGGAGGGTGCCATCAATGTTAGTGACCTTATGCAACAGATGGGTGCCGATACCCAAGGAAAAGTTTCATATGAACAGTTTCTTCAATGCCGTTTGTCCCACAGAACAGAAATTGAAGCCTTGAGGGTTCACAGTGGAGATGCAAACCTCCCTCCGCCTGGTGGTTGGATTAATGCAAATGATCTATCTG GTTTGTACAGTGCAGACATTCATTTGCCTACCAGCAGTGAGCACAGCTTAGGTGCTACTTCGCTTCGAcacgaaagctgggaattcgacAGTGGAGCTCGAGACTTGAGCCCAGAACCAAATGCTCTTTACAAGCTGATTGAAGCGGCAGGAGTTTCCCTCACTGCCAATCCTAGCCAGATATTGGAAATAGCTAACAAG ctaCACCTGGCCGCACTAGGTTCACTCCGTGGAGAGATATCGGAACTGCACGCCCGACTCCAAAGGGCCGCTCAAGATCGAGATACGCTCGAACAAGCCCTGGCCAAAACACAG TTGGAGCGATTGCGATTGGTGCAGGAGAGCGAGGAACGGTTGGAACGTCAATCGACGCAGTACGAAGAAAGGCTGACGGAATTGCACAGCGTTATCGCCGAGCTGACGCGGAAATTAAACCGACAGCAGTACAA CGTCATcaaggaagaaggagaagaagaggaaacggaagacgacgaagatgaagaagaagcagaggaAGATGATGACGTCGACAATGACCGCGAGGAGGAAAGTAAAATGAAAAGGTCCGATCCAGAAGTCAAAGGCTTTGTCGAACGCCCGACTGATGTCAAGCCTGAGGCAACTAATCGGAACAAGCGGGCAGAAGAAGTTGGCTATAGCTTGCTCAGGGATGGACAAGATGTAACTGAAGAAGAACCAGAAGCTGCTGCATCCAGCAGCTGCAGTAGCGACCTCTCTTTTGGTGCCAGCTCTTCCG ATGAAGATGGCGCCGGGCCAGCAGGTGAAGCGAACCAGGCGGGCGAAGATGATCTTGACGCGAAAGCAGTTCAGGCCGGAGAGAATCTTGATCAATTCCTTTCTTCCGCTGCCAAAGAAGCTTCCGCTCCGATCGCTGATCCTTTGACCGCTTTCAGCTCAGAAAACAAAGAACTGAAAGTGGAAATTCTACGACTCGGCCAAGATTTGAACCAGGCTCACGGAATTGTGGACGCCCTGCGCATGGAGCGTGATGAACTAAGGCGACAGCTGGAAATGAGCCAACAACCTCGGCCTCTACCTCTTTCGGCGGCAGCGAGTATGGGAGCTCTCTCAAGCCTCCAAGGCAGCCCCATCCACCAGCGGTTGGTATCAAGTCGCGTATCCAGTCCCGTTGTTGTGGAAGAAGGTCCAGTTTGCAAGGTTGCTGAACGGGTGCGCATTAGACGACTAGACGGCCGGGAAAAACTCTTGACCGGATCTCAAATCGCCAGTTTTGGG ATACGCGATGCTCGAGTGGCTGAGCAGTTGGTTTGCTCCGTTCACCAAGATTCTGTTCAAGGCGAGGCACATCACGCATCCGGAGCCGAGTCTGTACGTGTCAATGAATTGGAACTGGAAGTCGAACGGTTGGCTAGCCGCTCTGAGCATTTGCGAGCTCAAAATGACGTGCTTTCGATGACACTTGCCGAGTCTCGAGCTTTGGGCGAACGTCTCGCAGTGCTGCTTG GCAAATACGAATCAAATTGCATGGCGTTACGCATGGCACTTGAAAGAGCCGATAGAGTTTCAGAAGCATTTGAAGTTCTAGCTGCCTTAGTAGAAAGCGAAATGTCTCTTCTATTGGCAAACTGCCAAGTGGCAGGGCTAGGGTTGACTGGCCGTAGTGGAACCGCTTGGGAAACGGAATCAGGTGGCAATAGTAAAGATCTTAGTGTGCTTTGGAAACGTGCTACAGAGCGCAGGCGTTCGGCTGAGAATCTTGCTCGATCCCTCCTGTCAAAATACGATCGTGAACGAGACAATTGGGAGGACACGGGAAGACACACTAA CACAACAAGCTCTACCTCAAGTGGAGCGGAGAGTGGTTCAGGATCGGGATCCAATCCGGCTTGTACTCTGGAGCCCACAGAAAGGAAAGTACGAGATATAATCGGCCGGTTGAAAG GTGATAGATCAAGCTTGGAAAACACAGTTCAGCAAGTTTCGCTCCCCCTGGAGTCAGTTTTGGTTGATCCTTTGCCTAAAGAAGTCTTACCTTTGGCTGAAGCTCGGAAAATTGATCTAGAGATGGCCGTCATCATGCAG GAATTGATGGCCATGAGAGAAGAACGTTCACGACTTCGAACTCAGGTTTATATTCTTGAAAAAGAGCGGGCTACTCATGAAGCCCAACAACAAGCAACTGCCGCTCAACTTCGAAGTCTTAACACAGGC GGATCCAACACAGATGCATCAGGCGAAAAGCCTCTGTCCTCAATTGAAGGAGCTGATGGAGACGAATTAACAGTTCGAGAAAAGCGACTCCAATTGAAAATCCAAGAGTTGACGGGAGCCCTTGAACGCGTCACTTCAAGTGCAGAAATCCGTAGTCAGCAGTCGGCTGAACTAGTTAGCGATGTTAAGAAAGCCAACGC GACGTTGGTCCAACTTCTTGAGAGGACTAAGAAAAAGTACCAATCTCGATTAAAAAGACTAGAGCAGCAAATGGTCAACATGTCGGAAAGACATGCAATGCAG GTTCGCGTCCTAAAGCAACGAGTTATGGTGCTGGAAGATGAGTCTTCCGTCCGCCCTTTACCTTTAAGTTCAGCCCCAA AGTTGGATCTCCATATTCTTGGTCAACGTATG aGTAAGGTGGTCGCGAGGCCGTTGATTACCGTTTACAATGAGAAGGCTGAGGCCTCTGGAACCAGCATCCAGCTCCCTGCAATCTTCAGGGCTCCCATTAGGCCAGATATTGTCAGCTTTGTTCAACAACAAATGTCAATGAATCGTCGTCACCCTTATTGTGTCAGCGAGAAAGCAG GTCATCAGACAAGTGCTGAATCATGGGGTACTGGTCGTGCTGTGGCTCGTATTCCCCGTGTCCGAGGAGGTGGTACCCATCGCTCCGGTCAGGGTGCCTATGGTAACATGTGTCGTGGTGGACGTATGTTTGCCCCCACCAAGATCTGGCGCCGTTGGCATCGCAAGATCAACGTTAACCAGAAACGTTTTGCATTGTGCTCGGCCGTCGCTGCTTCGGGTATTCCGTCTTTGGTGATGTCTAAAG GTCACTTGATCAATGATGTCCCGGAGATGCCTTTGGTTGTGTCGGACAAGGTTcaagaatacaaaaaaaccaaacaggcCGTCGTGTTGTTGCGCCGTCTTCGCGCATGGACTGATGTCCAGAAG GTTTACAAGACCAGGCGTTTCCGCGCAGGTAAGGGTAAGATGCGCAACCGTCGCCGTACCAGCAAATTGGGTCCTCTGGTCATCTATGGCAGGGATCAGGGTTTGACCAAGGCTTTCCGTAACATCCCCGGAGTTTCTATGATTTCGGTAAACAAACTGAACCTCATGAAGCTTGCTCCTGGTGGTCATGTTGGTCGTTTCTGCATCTGGACCGAGTCTGCTTTCCAACGCTTGAACGCCCTCTACGGTACATGGCGTCAGAAGTCTAAGCTGAAGAGCAACTACAACTTGCCTCAGCCCATCATGACCGGCACAGATTTGTCTCGTTTGTTGAAGTCTGATGAAATCCAGAAGGTTATCAGACGACCAAG GAAGATGATCCGTCGTGCATCCGTTAAGCGCAATCCTCTTACCAACATGAGAGCATTGATGAAGTTGAACCCGTACTCCGCCGTGATTAAGAAGTCtgccgctgctgttgctgaggCCCGGAAGAAGAGCAAGACTGCTTTGCTCGAGAAGAAGCGCgag TCAGTAGTACCCGTACCAAATTTACCTGTTGAAAAGCCGAAAGAAGAAGCGCCCGTTCAAGCACCGGTCCAAGATGTCAAACCAACTCAACCTCTTCCTGTTGAAACCCCTAAGCCAACACCAccagaaacaaagaaaagcaAGAAATCCAAGACGGCTGAAAAGGATTTGCAAGTAGAACCGATGGATGTAACACCCGCGTCCGTTGTTGAGGTGAAGACTGCCCAAGCTCCAGCTAAGGAACCATCTCCGCCAATCGTTACCATCCCTGAACCTGTAGTTAAGGTGGTAACACCAGTCGCTACTCCCGTAAAGGGAAAATCGCCACCAGTCGTCCCTGCCCCAACACCGATTGCTGTCCCTGAAGTGAAGCCGTTGGAAAAGGTTCTTGCTGCTCCCGTTGAAGCTACCCCATTAGAAGAAGCTTCTGTTCCCGAATCAGCTGCTGATAAGGGATCGAAAGCAAAGAAAGcaaaggggaagaaaaataagaaggaaTGA
- the LOC124343335 gene encoding pre-mRNA-splicing factor SPF27-like, with product MPIPSTNISTPNERILVDDLPYVDQEYGDPTLREAALALVDEETRRYRPTKNYLEHLPPLELSAFETPLMKTEFERLSQKKPMDVLSMKRYELPPPSAGRLNDLQAWIECVDNSMAQLEHQTTRILNLELMSEYGCESWRIYNTVLSQMIQQSQKHLQEFKKQIQDVNWARKKDQTEVGDKMKHLEATWFGLITKNYEIELACAEIERQLASLNEGNSM from the exons ATGCCGATTCCGTCAACAAACATTTCCACGCCGAACGAAAGGATTTTGGTTGACGATTTACCATACGTTGACCAAGAATATGGAGATCCAACTCTACGAGAAGCG GCACTTGCATTGGTTGATGAAGAGACACGAAGATATAGACCAACCAAAAACTACCTAGAACATCTTCCTCCACTTGAGCTGTCAGCATTTGAA ACTCCTTTGATGAAGACTGAATTTGAGCGACTGTCTCAAAAGAAACCAATGGATGTTTTGAGCATGAAACGATACGAACTCCCACCCCCATCTGCTGGTCGTCTAAATGATCTTCAAGCATGGATAGAGTGTGTTGATAATTCAATGGCTCAATTAGAACATCAAACAACAAG GATTTTGAACTTGGAATTAATGTCAGAGTATGGTTGTGAATCATGGAGAATTTATAACACTGTATTGTCCCAGATGATCCAACAATCTCAGAAGCATCTTCAGGAATTTAA gAAACAAATCCAAGATGTCAATTGGgctagaaaaaaagatcagaCAGAGGTTGGAgacaaaatgaaacatttggaAGCCACTTGGTTTGGTTTGATCACTAAAAACTACGAAATCGAACTCGCGTGTGCAGAAATTGAGAGACAGTTAGCTTCACTTAATGAAGGAAATTCAATGTAA
- the LOC124343301 gene encoding hemicentin-2-like has product MTPIIQLLTSLVSLWIGMVAASSTRNSLHNDEISAAVVESIPSPMPSLYTRTQLVLGPALNVTVREGDKAVMPCIAPHLGDKTVSWIRQKDLAILISGDHVYTSDTRVASLHPSSSALWGLQISPVRSSDEGFYQCQVNTEPKQSHTVVLVVLEQDLKDSPSVPSLPVSTSASTGRIPKMSLKIAGNSQERTAIEGSNLVLTCSVILHDDGLHGKNIDLTWWRGNLKFNSKTAGSQVISSQAEGTTEIKAELNIGFVKLSDAGTYYCRAEPKNFQHETIKTYFLKESFVTLNVVRKHTENIAYLSMPPSVNLILIACCTVMFL; this is encoded by the exons ATGACGCCGATCATACAATTACTCACCTCGCTGGTTTCGTTATGGATCGGGATGGTCGCCGCTTCTTCGACACGGAATTCACTTCACAATGATG AAATTTCAGCCGCTGTCGTCGAGTCCATCCCTTCACCGATGCCCAGTTTGTACACGCGAACGCAACTTGTGCTAGGTCCAGCATTGAACGTCACTGTTCGTGAAGGGGATAAAGCTGTGATGCCTTGCATTGCCCCACATTTAGGAGATAAAACA gtttCGTGGATAAGACAAAAAGATTTGGCCATTCTCATTTCCGGTGATCACGTTTACACAAG CGACACGAGAGTGGCATCTCTCCATCCTTCGTCTTCGGCCCTATGGGGATTGCAA ATTTCACCTGTCCGATCTTCCGATGAGGGTTTCTATCAATGCCAAGTGAACACAGAGCCAAAACAGAGTCACACGGTTGTTCTTGTAGTTTTgg AACAAGATTTGAAAGACTCGCCGAGTGTACCTTCATTACCAGTGTCGACATCTGCAAGTACTGGAAGGATACCCAAAATGTCACTGAAGATTGCTGGCAACAGTCAAGAACGGACGGCCATCGAAGGAAGTAATCTGGTTTTAACATGTTCAGTCATCCTCCATGATGATGGGCTACATGGAAAGAATATTGATCTGACTTGGTGGCGCGGAAACTTGAAATTTAACTCCAA AACCGCTGGATCACAAGTCATCAGCAGTCAAGCTGAGGGAACAACAGAGATCAAAGCAGAACTGAATATTGGTTTTGTGAAGCTTTCTGATGCAGGGACATATTACTGCAGAGCTGAGCCGAAAAATTTCCAGCATGAGACAATCAAAACATATTTCCTAAAAGAGTCTTTTGTAACATTAAATGTAGTTAGAAAACACACAGAAAACATTGCTTACCTCTCTATGCCACCGTCTGTAAACCTAATATTAATTGCATGCTGTACTGTTATGTTTTTGTAA
- the LOC124343127 gene encoding tetratricopeptide repeat protein 37-like produces MEYDVKKALKDAKEFIKNKEYTSALDTCKGILKHDKSNYLSWVLSAVSFQELGQSDKALTAFVKATELQPGQLTAWQGLAAFLEQERNKIVITTDGGQQANDLSEKLCAVYRKLECLFESDPIKQSNILKKQCELYTSLGQLENCTDRANLLLKKNDKEVIKFVAKVLSPVLPHLDHQLLQILRDSLCEIINIDEELDQFFREQYLLILLQQKQYLKAANVASGILSSDPKNVRCLEAICFAFVEEEKIDISLDRIGEIIDALLSVNKNDHGMLAKARWLLLKEKSMEAKQLLELINTKEATRKSQLFLCDAYQQLHQWSKMENVCRAGLESATESDRLSWRLRLIKSLIEEDGVDRLNEASVILETVRDEAKSSATFRLLETLILLRTDHLEKCKNNLDLLEEQQPTDNMEQVLLMKAEYLQKTGREIEAVELLDRACENHPQNVALLLNAAKMLWKRSDQREKSVTIMLNVIKINRDISEPYILLGTFYGEQRHNPSSMQRAVRCLEKAFQLDPYQTRTSEKLLELYRLIDDITSALKLLDVVVRSNAKNRRWAWLQKGLLHLKMFQKVKQVSDKEKEAGLAITCLQNAMAIDSNDSSGWEALGEAYIARGSYTAALKAFQRASELNPQSTYSSYQIASIKQIMGENAEAVTAFEELLKQTPDYVPALKGLAETLLNQAAEYLTDGFTGRLVDCCSKALDLLVKASRLNSHLACVWSLLGHVCLLLRSIPEDDFTLLDVPPVLLSDENSPVAKKQLMEMGPKFFLSALRLLPDSAALWHNLALSYQSCWMVDETVAHKSSALAAIKKAITLEPKDSSHWDLLGQIAEQPAIRQHAFIRALELSPNAPRTAATWTHLGALYMENGDLHLAHECFKQSQNIDPFHVSAWIGQGIIAEQLSPAEAMDLFRHTSTIGSGSPGQCEGSPSYAQWVMNTLADPLAKQTAHYRYSIVQMHAVPAAIDSLVKYVALYPDDSCALNLLGLLYERQGLFTKAEEAFLKGIQHLSLDDTTINRTRIDKMKANLARLYTSMDRCDDATELYGSLQESELSSACGIALAHFKANRHAEAYVTYEAALHWLASDDEKRSHLLVAMAMAAFRRDFPDAEAAKLLLYESSQLQPPSVYGLLALGALGLLTDDETLTTAAFQELLPYQTEPRYVADISRLSAYQQSVIGNELQGQREIVRNIHMLPNVAELWTLLASFKASLTVQASHPLSSDGLQVARWAEIAFDARRQSDSAVDHVFQPIDLSQVISLISLGYLLAGQGSTSLITAQKAVHCNPHSAASWSVLLAAALPSWGGSAAGDEQLHRLSWLKKLIEHLRRKCDVTAYSRLTPWLGHYERRLVSLLSKA; encoded by the exons ATGGAATACGACGTAAAGAAGGCTTTAAAAGACGCAAAAgagtttattaaaaacaaggaGTACACTTCAGCCTTGGACACCTGTAAG ggCATATTAAAACATGATAAGAGCAACTACCTTTCTTGGGTTTTGAGTGCTGTCTCTTTTCAAGAACTCGGCCAAAGTGATAAAGCATTGACAGCATTTGTCAAAGCTACAGAACTCCAACCGGGCCAGCTCACTGCCTGGCAAGGACTAGCAGCTTTCTTagaacaagaaagaaacaaaatagtgATTACTACTGACGGTGGTCAACAGGCAAATGATCTTTCAGAAAAGCTTTGTGCTGTTTACAGAAAACTTGAGTGCCTTTTTGAAAG TGATCctataaaacaatcaaatattttgaagaaacaGTGTGAACTATACACTTCATTAGGACAACTGGAAAACTGCACTGACAGGGCAAATCTACTCTTGAAAAAGAATGACAAGGAAGTTATCAAGTTTGTTGCAAAAGTATTGTCTCCAGTATTGCCTCATCTAGATCATCAACTCCTTCAAATT TTGAGAGATTCCCTCTGTGAAATAATCAACATTGATGAAGAATTAGATCAGTTCTTCAGAGAACAAtatcttttgattttgttgcaGCAGAAGCAATATTTGAAAGCGGCCAATGTTGCGTCCGGAATACTGAGTTCGGACCCCAAAAATGTTCGATGTCTGGAGGCCATTTGCTTTGCGTTTgtcgaagaagagaaaattgacATTTCGCTGGACAGAATTGGCGAAATCATTGATGCATTGTTGTCAGTGAACAAAAATGATCATGGGATGTTGGCTAAAGCGAGATGGTTactcttgaaagaaaaatcaatggaaGCCAAACAGTTATTGGAGCTGATTAATACCAAAGAAGCAACGCGAAAATCGCAACTTTTCCTGTGTGACGCGTACCAACAGTTGCATCAGTGGagcaaaatggaaaatgtttGTCGCGCCGGCTTAGAATCCGCGACCGAGTCAGACAGACTTTCCTGGAGATTAAGATTGATTAAGAGTTTGATTGAAGAGGACGGAGTTGATCGCCTTAATGAAGCGTCAGTCATTTTAGAGACTGTTCGAGATGAAGCAAAATCATCCGCAACGTTCCGATTATTGGAAACTTTAATTTTGTTGCGTACCGACCATCTCGAAAAGTGTAAAAATAATCTCGACCTGTTGGAAGAACAACAACCAACGGACAATATGGAACAAGTGCTACTCATGAAAGCTGAATATTTGCAAAAGACTGGAAGGGAAATTGAAGCCGTTGAGTTGCTAGATCGTGCTTGTGAAAACCACCCCCAGAATGTCGCTTTACTCCTAAACGCGGCCAAAATGTTATGGAAGAGATCTGATCAACGTGAGAAGAGCGTCACTATTATGCTTAATGTCATCAAGATCAATCGAGACATTTCTGAACCCTACATTTTGTTGGGAACCTTTTACGGCGAGCAGCGGCACAACCCTTCCAGCATGCAGCGTGCCGTGCGTTGTCTGGAGAAAGCCTTCCAACTGGATCCGTATCAAACTAGAACCTCTGAGAAGCTGCTGGAACTCTACCGTTTGATTGATGACATTACAAGCGCTCTTAAACTTTTGGATGTTGTCGTTCGCTCTAATGCTAAAAATCGACGATGGGCTTGGCTGCAAAAAGGTCTCCTCCACTTGAAAATGTTCCAGAAAGTGAAACAAGTTtcagataaagaaaaagaagccggATTGGCTATTACTTGCTTGCAAAACGCAATGGCTATCGATTCCAATGACAGTTCCGGCTGGGAAGCTCTGG GTGAAGCATATATTGCTCGAGGATCTTACACTGCGGCATTGAAAGCGTTCCAGCGTGCGTCTGAACTAAATCCCCAATCCACTTATTCATCGTACCAAATCGCATCTATTAAACAAATCATGGGAGAAAATGCCGAAGCCGTAACCGCATTCGAAGAGCTCCTCAAGCAAACCCCGGATTACGTGCCTGCTCTGAAAGGACTTGCGGAAACCCTTCTAAACCAGGCAGCCGAGTATTTAACCGATGGATTCACCGGCAGATTGGTGGATTGCTGCTCCAAAGCTCTTGATCTGCTCGTAAAGGCGAGTCGACTCAATTCACATTTAGCTTGCGTCTGGTCTCTATTGGGCCACGTCTGTTTGCTACTTCGATCTATTCCGGAGGACGATTTTACGCTGCTGGACGTTCCGCCAGTGCTCCTTTCAGACGAAAATTCGCCTGTCgctaaaaaacaattaatggaGATGGGTCCGAAATTCTTTTTGTCTGCTCTGAGATTGTTGCCCGATTCAGCTGCGCTGTGGCACAATTTGGCTTTGTCGTATCAGTCTTGCTGGATGGTTGACGAAACCGTAGCACACAAATCCTCTGCGTTGGCGGCTATAAAAAAAGCCATTACTTTGGAGCCAAAGGATTCGTCACACTGGGATCTGCTTGGTCAAATCGCTGAACAACCAGCCATCCGGCAACACGCATTTATCCGAGCTCTGGAACTAAGTCCAAATGCACCGAGAACTGCTGCCACCTGGACTCATCTTGGAGCATTGTACATGGAAAATGGAGATCTCCATCTTGCTCATGAATGCTTCAAGCAATCTCAAAACATTGACCCGTTCCATGTTTCCGCCTGGATTGGACAGGGAATTATTGCCGAACAATTGAGCCCAGCCGAAGCCATGGATCTTTTCCGCCATACTTCAACCATCGGTAGCGGTAGTCCCGGTCAGTGTGAAGGAAGTCCGTCGTACGCTCAGTGGGTTATGAACACCTTAGCCGACCCCTTGGCTAAACAGACGGCACACTATCGCTACAGCATTGTACAGATGCACGCTGTACCAGCGGCCATAGATAGCCTAGTCAAATATGTAGCTCTCTATCCTGATGATAGCTGCGCGCTCAATTTACTTGGACTCCTTTATGAACGCCAGGGATTGTTCACGAAAGCCGAAGAAGCATTTTTGAAAG GAATCCAACATCTAAGTCTGGATGATACTACAATCAATAGGACCCGCATCGATAAGATGAAAGCTAATCTGGCCAGACTTTACACGTCCATGGACCGTTGTGACGACGCCACTGAGCTGTACGGATCCCTACAGGAATCAGAGCTTAGTTCTGCCTGTGGAATCGCTTTGGCTCATTTCAAAGCCAACAGACATGCCGAGGCTTACGTTACTTACGAAGCAGCCTTGCATTGGTTGGCCTCGGATGACGAGAAACGTTCTCACTTGTTAGTGGCCATGGCTATGGCTGCATTCCGGCGCGATTTCCCTGACGCAGAAGCTGCCAAATTGCTTCTCTACGAAAGCTCGCAATTGCAACCACCATCAGTCTACGGTCTGCTGGCCCTCGGAGCACTTGGACTGCTAACAGACGACGAGACTTTAACGACAGCCGCTTTTCAGGAATTGCTTCCCTATCAAACAGAGCCACGTTACGTTGCAGATATTAGTCGATTATCGGCCTATCAGCAATCGGTCATTGGAAACGAACTGCAGGGACAGCGTGAGATTGTTCGCAATATTCATATGCTGCCCAATGTTGCCGAGCTGTGGACATTGCTGGCCTCCTTCAAAGCTTCACTTACAGTTCAGGCATCTCATCCCCTATCATCGGATGGATTGCAAGTGGCTCGTTGGGCGGAGATTGCATTCGATGCGCGTCGCCAGAGCGATTCGGCCGTGGACCATGTCTTTCAACCCATTGATTTGTCACAAGTCATTTCACTCATCAGTTTGGGCTACCTGCTTGCGGGGCAAGGATCTACAAGTCTCATAACGGCACAGAAGGCTGTCCACTGCAACCCACATTCGGCCGCTTCGTGGTCCGTCTTACTCGCAGCTGCTCTCCCTTCTTGGGGAGGGTCGGCCGCTGGTGATGAACAACTTCACCGGTTAAGTTGGTTAAAGAAATTAATCGAACATTTGCGTCGGAAATGCGATGTGACCGCTTATTCTCGGTTAACTCCTTGGCTTGGCCATTACGAACGACGATTAGTCTCATTATTGAGCAAAGCTTGA